The DNA segment CTCCCTTTCATCGATCATCGGCAGGGTGAAGCGGAACCGTGCTCCGCCCTGTGGCAAGTTTTCTCCGACCAGTTCGCCGCCGTGCGATTCCACGATCCGGCGGCAGATCGACAGGCCGATGCCCATGCCGGCTTCCCCCTTGGTGGAGGAGAAAGGCGTGTACATCTGATCCAGGAATGCCGGGCTGAGGCCGGGCCCGTTGTCGCAGACCGCGATCTCCAGCGTCTCCGGGTCGACCACCCTGCTTTGCACGAGAATGGTCATGTTCTCGGTATTCGCGCTGCGCATCGCTTCCAGTGCGTTGCGCAGGAGGTTGACCAGGACCTGCTGCACCTGAACCCGGTCGGCGAACATTAGAGCGGCCGCGGGGTCGAGATCGTACCGGACGTTCACGTCGAGCTGCTTCTGCCCGACGAGCACCAGCGCCATGGCGTCCTGCAGCGTTTCGTCTACCGGCTCCGCGCGCACCTCGGCATCATGCCGGGCGACGAAATCGCGCAAGCGGCGAATGATCTCGCCAGCGCGAAGCGCCTGGCTTCGGGCAAGCTCCAGCATTTCCTCAACCGATTGCGGCTCGGCGCCCTCCTTCAGCAGCAGCGAAGCCGTCGCCACGAAGTTCACGGAGGCGGCCAGCGGCTGATTGAGCTCATGCGCGAGCCCCGCGGCCATCTCGCCCATCGCCCCCAGCCGGGACAGGTGGGTCAGTTCGGATCGAAGGGTGTTGAGCCGCTCCTCGTGTTCCAGGCGCTGGCTGATGTCGCGGATGAAGCCGGTGAAGAGGCGCTCACCGGCCGTGTTCGCCTCGCCAACGCGCAGCTCGACAGGGATTTCGCGCCCATCGGCGGCCCGCGCCGTCAGCAGGCGCGTCCGCCCGATCACGCGCTTTTCGCCGGTCGCCAGATAGCGACCCATATAGCCGTCGTGCTGACCGGTATGCTCCTCCGGGGTGAGGAGGGACACGTTGCGGCCGATCACCTCCTGCGCGGTATAGCTGAACAGCTGCTCCGCCGTCCGGCTGAACGACAGGATCTGGCCGGATTCGTTGATAACGACCATGGCATCCGGCACCGTTTCGAGGATGGAGAGAAGCTGTGCCTCGCGGGCCTGCAGCCGCGCCTCGCGCTCGTTACGGTCGGTCACATCCACGTTGACGCCGGTGATGCGGATCAACTCGCCATCCTCATCATAGGAAGCGAGGGCAGAGCCTTCCACCGTCATAAGCCTGCCGCTGCCTTGCGTCAGGCGAAAGCGGAACGCGAACCGTGGCGCCCGCGTACGGGCAACCTCCTCCAGCTGTTCGTTGATCCTGAGGATATCGTCGGGGTGGATGAGCCGCTGCCAACGATGGTAGTCGCGTAGATCGCCCGGCTGCAGCCCCAGCCGATGCTCTGCCCCCGCCGACCAGTCGATCGCGCCGCTTTTCACGTCATAGTCGAAAATCGCGATGCCATGCGTTTCCAGCGCCATGGCCAGCCGCGCCTCGCTTTCCCGCAGCGCATCCTCGAACAATGTCCGCTCGGTGATGTCGACCATCGACATGACCAGCACCGGATCCTTGCCGTGCCGGTCCAGCCGGCACACTTGCTGAAGCACGCGCAGTGTGCGTCCGTCGCGGGTGAACTCGACCAGTTCGGCATTGGCGAGTGGCGCGGCGACCGCGGGATCCAGCGGAACGGAGCGGAGCAGGCTGTGCTTGCTTCGTCCGATCGCCTCTTCCGCAGTCCAGCCGTAGAGATCCTGGCATCCCCTGGACCAATGCAGGATGCGGCCTTCCAGATCGGTGAGGATCACCGCCACCGTGTCCAGCGCGTAGCTCATCTCCAGAAACGCGGCACGGCCGCGAACCAGCATGGTGGAGGACCAGAACAGAAGGCCGCCGACGACCAGCATGTTGAGCCCGGCGACGAGGAAGGTGGCGGGCAGGCCCGGCATCGTGCCCGATCGCGCAACCCAATATTCCAGCGTCGAGAAGAGAATGGGGGCGGTGAGGATGACCGGAAAGGCGTGCCGCAGGATCCGCCACTCGGCCCCCTCGCTGTTCATCAGATCAGCCCAGCCGGACTCCGCTTTCCAGGCCAGCAGCCCGATCGACATGGCCGCCGTGCTCAGCGCCGCAGGGAGCGATCCGATGAGCGGGGTTGATCCAGGGTCGATCGCGCGAATGCCCTGCACGTTGAGTGAGGCTGAAAGCGCGCCATAGGCAAGGGTCAGTGAAGCGATCACGCTCATGACCCGGCCGCTCTTCTTTCCGCGAATATTCGCGAGAGCGATGCTTGCGGAAAGAAGAAGAAAGGTAATCGCGGCGTGGTGGCCGGGACGACCCGCGTTCGGTGTTCCGGAACGGAGAAGCTGTTCGCGGAGGAGAAGAAGATCAAGGCCCGACGTAACGTCCAGCAGATGTTCGGCCAACGCAAAAAGGCCAAGGGCAGCCGGAACGCTGGCCAATGCAAAGGCGAGCCGGTGACTGCCCCTGATCGTTGCGAGCAGGCCAAACGAAAGCGCGATATAGCCGGCGCTGGTCAGCGGCCATGTCGGCCGGGCATCGACGATGAAGCGCGTCAGAGAAGGATGGTTCAGCATCCATCCGAGCAAAGGAACACTCGCGAATGCGACCGTCACTCCAATGCAGACCATCGCGGTCAGATAGCTGCGGTAAGTGGCCGATGCGGAACCATCCTGTATGAAAGTGCCGGCGACTGTCATGCCAGCGCTTTCATCTGAGGCAGGCCATGATTTTCAAGAATCCAGTCGTGGCGCCGTAATTGTGAAAGTGATCGTGAGATCACGCATATGACATTGAAAACAGCGCGCATAAGGTGGCTGTAGAAGTACATCAAAAGTTTACGTGAGGTAAACAAAACCGATTTGAAACTACGACAAATCAATGACTCTGCGTTGGCAAGGCTTATTCAACTCAATGCAGGCGGATAGCACCGCGACGATCAAATTCACGGGCGTGAGCGACCGCGATGTTCAATTCTGCATATAAACGATCCCATAGAGGTGCCGGTATTTCGAAGCGTTCCTCCGCCGCG comes from the Sphingomonas sp. OV641 genome and includes:
- a CDS encoding PAS domain S-box protein gives rise to the protein MTVAGTFIQDGSASATYRSYLTAMVCIGVTVAFASVPLLGWMLNHPSLTRFIVDARPTWPLTSAGYIALSFGLLATIRGSHRLAFALASVPAALGLFALAEHLLDVTSGLDLLLLREQLLRSGTPNAGRPGHHAAITFLLLSASIALANIRGKKSGRVMSVIASLTLAYGALSASLNVQGIRAIDPGSTPLIGSLPAALSTAAMSIGLLAWKAESGWADLMNSEGAEWRILRHAFPVILTAPILFSTLEYWVARSGTMPGLPATFLVAGLNMLVVGGLLFWSSTMLVRGRAAFLEMSYALDTVAVILTDLEGRILHWSRGCQDLYGWTAEEAIGRSKHSLLRSVPLDPAVAAPLANAELVEFTRDGRTLRVLQQVCRLDRHGKDPVLVMSMVDITERTLFEDALRESEARLAMALETHGIAIFDYDVKSGAIDWSAGAEHRLGLQPGDLRDYHRWQRLIHPDDILRINEQLEEVARTRAPRFAFRFRLTQGSGRLMTVEGSALASYDEDGELIRITGVNVDVTDRNEREARLQAREAQLLSILETVPDAMVVINESGQILSFSRTAEQLFSYTAQEVIGRNVSLLTPEEHTGQHDGYMGRYLATGEKRVIGRTRLLTARAADGREIPVELRVGEANTAGERLFTGFIRDISQRLEHEERLNTLRSELTHLSRLGAMGEMAAGLAHELNQPLAASVNFVATASLLLKEGAEPQSVEEMLELARSQALRAGEIIRRLRDFVARHDAEVRAEPVDETLQDAMALVLVGQKQLDVNVRYDLDPAAALMFADRVQVQQVLVNLLRNALEAMRSANTENMTILVQSRVVDPETLEIAVCDNGPGLSPAFLDQMYTPFSSTKGEAGMGIGLSICRRIVESHGGELVGENLPQGGARFRFTLPMIDERELELS